A region of Drosophila mauritiana strain mau12 chromosome 3L, ASM438214v1, whole genome shotgun sequence DNA encodes the following proteins:
- the LOC117139697 gene encoding uncharacterized protein LOC117139697, whose translation MAKCRGRSILNDETPMPEAACPAPAPAPAATPAAANPSPQPQQQQLQQQQNYLPQTSLLKIEPFVPSFNQRLRRRPIGRSHSTLSHNAIPKRPVPQQQQIQQPSELQVGQQQQLKRGYAAAAQIRQQQQQQQRNLPRGVGIQRQRSKSTSSSAASNSCRPATAAVTPNTLVGSTGGTLVSGAIVTPQPNGICRIQRLPKEREELPDRINYDKRGLTAIPIFEQEPNLRLLSLQHNLINTFHIPKELTPPPPPVPPPAVATPRESNNNKLGEYSNGNGNKEGGRSGLRGHHPGRLTRAMTNAGGNSHRLSPKSGGSPGSGSPLTTQALAINGGTAAGRSKLAKRGYNYGQAQLTPPPALRMRYGLEKSKSFVSSSLQAMKHQQQLIQRRAMLKSTRAGGVGVPGGAGSNLLQSCDEGSALHNSNLSLCGGCGEEEESPSVMTSISALEQLSIKNKQLSLSASYGIIFQQLVFLDLYDNQIERIANLDGLPSLSVLLLGKNRITDIGGLSSLKDTLRVLDLHGNKLTSLGSRINCLQQLKSLNLAGNQIRQINQQDFLGLRCLRELNLKRNKLRRINGFQHLVALERLWLCHNDLHRVDDMASIARATRLLEVTIENNPVSLAGDCVSFLVSYLPLLQTLSQMPITEQVRRAALAWRQHKEQAQAAPGSSEAYHNIRREEVISNARTNWELLRSQQTVVGRPKSRLTSELAKINESNEGPAGEEGETESEESQQPKELMDELQALIKLPPIAKDLRNPHEEDGVSSEASSLGPNVDSCSSCYSSDNEDGGAKNKPQTPQIDENSNKVGLQEKPPSSPVPVTSQSPEVAIVTPPAPVSSSPSPPALTLTPPAAPGTPVPGTTSPSPSTTIIATLPVPATASSNASRPTSSKPRSRHAPITQLGLQINQRGGAAASSKRYMAGSLVRAQTVSSSTSNSSSSNSAGRGKATNNGLNLVATPTKATTSSTNQSSAGATAGTGGSTTAATPAGAAATPNAAITVSKPSAAEREREQGGDYLIEICGRYLNIYGQGALRFIDKQWNPAKANDVHTLNFSYINFNSIVCVLGRIKLRFPHAEHYVFRETNISCLGQLNGLAELQGLSSLMIDAEGNGITLKESWRAYAIYRLSHWGLKQLNGQEVTEAEVEAANAKYVGLSDLVLWSMPEVMLQPLLARLRLDETCTASKLSPKEWLLRPDNKSLRLVVGKEALQWKKNAGGGAGTSTSMNLNQATEAGSTAMAPSVRDRGRQHFALLLENTCNAVEKLHKLETLWPSMLLDIVRNTLLDYAQLDVYLRNLMCELLK comes from the exons ATGGCCAAATGCCGCGGTCGCTCCATACTCAACGATGAGACGCCCATGCCGGAGGCAGCCTgccctgctcctgctcctgctcctgctgcgaCTCCGGCTGCAGCGAATCCCTCGCCGCAgccccaacaacaacaactgcaacaacaacagaactACTTACCTCAAACATCtttgctgaaaatcgaacCGTTCGTTCCTAGTTTTAATCAAAGACTACGCCGGCGTCCTATTGGTCGCTCCCATAGCACCTTAAGCCACAACGCCATCCCCAAGCGACCagtgccgcagcagcagcaaatccAACAGCCATCGGAACTCCAAGttggccagcagcaacaattgaAGCGAGGCTATGCCGCCGCAGCTCAAATccgccaacagcagcagcaacagcaaaggAATCTACCACGTGGCGTTGGCATCCAGCGACAGCGTTCCAAGTCCACGTCCTCCTCGGCGGCCTCCAATAGTTGTCGTCCAGCCACAGCGGCTGTAACGCCCAATACCCTGGTGGGCAGCACCGGCGGAACTCTGGTGAGTGGAGCCATCGTTACGCCGCAACCAAATGGCATCTGTCGGATCCAGAGATTGCCCAAAGAGCGCGAGGAGCTGCCCGATCGAATTAACTATGACAAGAGGGGGCTCACTGCGATTCCCATCTTCGAGCAGGAGCCCAATCTTCGACTGCTGTCGCTGCAGCACAACCTGATCAACACTTTCCACATACCCAAGGAGCTGACACCGCCGCCTCCACCAGTGCCTCCTCCTGCTGTCGCCACGCCACGGGAGAGTAACAATAATAAGCTGGGTG AATATAGCAACGGCAATGGAAACAAGGAAGGAGGACGCTCTGGCCTGCGTGGCCATCATCCAGGCAGACTTACCCGTGCCATGACCAATGCAGGCGGCAATTCCCATCGCCTATCGCCCAAGTCCGGTGGTAGTCCGGGTTCAGGCAGTCCACTGACAACTCAGGCATTGGCCATCAACGGAGGAACAGCCGCAGGACGCTCCAAGTTGGCCAAGCGAGGCTATAACTACGGACAGGCACAGCTGACGCCTCCACCGGCGTTACGCATGCGTTACGGATTGGAGAAATCCAAGAGCTTTGTAAGCAGCAGCCTCCAGGCAATGAagcatcagcaacagctcATCCAACGAAGGGCAATGCTGAAGTCAACCAGAGCCGGAGGAGTGGGCGTGCCGGGTGGAGCCGGCAGTAATCTCCTCCAGAGTTGCGATGAGGGCAGTGCCCTGCACAATAGCAATCTCTCCCTGTGCGGAGGATGTGGTGAAGAGGAGGAGTCTCCCAGTGTGATGACCAGCATTTCTGCCTTGGAGCAGcttagcatcaagaacaagCAGTTGAGCTTAAGTGCCAGCTACGGGATCATCTTTCAGCAGCTGGTATTTCTGGATCTCTATGATAACCAGATAGAGAGAATAGCGAACCTGGATGGACTTCCTTCGCTTTCGGTGCTACTGCTGGGCAAGAACCGGATTACGGACATTGGTGGCCTGTCCTCGTTAAAGGATACGCTAAGAGTGTTGGATTTGCATGGTAATAAACTCACCAGTCTGGGCAGTCGCATCAACTGTCTGCAGCAACTGAAATCATTGAATCTGGCGGGAAATCAAATTCGTCAGATAAATCAGCAGGATTTTCTTGGTCTGCGCTGCCTTAGGGAGTTGAACCTCAAGCGGAACAAGCTCCGGCGGATCAATGGATTCCAGCACTTGGTGGCTCTGGAAAGGCTTTGGTTATGCCACAACGATTTGCACAGAGTTGATGATATGGCCAGTATTGCAAGGGCCACCCGCCTCCTGGAAGTTACAATCGAAAACAATCCTGTATCTCTCGCCGGCGATTGCGTATCCTTCTTGGTTTCGTACCTTCCACTGCTGCAAACCCTCAGTCAGATGCCCATCACGGAGCAGGTGCGTCGGGCGGCTCTTGCTTGGCGCCAGCACAAGGAACAGGCTCAAGCTGCACCTGGAAGCTCCGAGGCTTACCACAACATCCGGCGAGAAGAGGTTATATCCAATGCCAGGACCAACTGGGAGCTTCTGCGTTCCCAACAGACAGTGGTGGGTCGTCCCAAGAGCCGCCTAACCAGCGAGCTGGCCAAGATCAATGAGTCCAACGAAGGTCCCGCTGGTGAGGAGGGGGAAACGGAATCCGAGGAGTCGCAGCAGCCCAAGGAACTGATGGATGAACTGCAGGCACTGATTAAACTGCCGCCTATTGCTAAGGATCTAAGGAACCCACACGAAGAGGATGGTGTCTCCTCGGAGGCCTCTAGTCTAGGACCCAATGTTGACTCCTGCTCCAGTTGTTATAGCTCGGACAATGAGGACGGCGGCGCTAAAAATAAACCACAAACTCCGCAGATTGATGAAAACTCCAATAAAGTGGGCTTGCAGGAAAAGCCACCATCATCGCCAGTCCCAGTTACAAGCCAATCTCCTGAAGTAGCTATAGTGACACCGCCAGCACCGGTGTCATCCTCACCTTCGCCGCCTGCACTGACCTTGACTCCACCAGCTGCCCCAGGCACTCCAGTGCCCGGCACCACGTCGCCTTCACCATCAACAACCATAATTGCCACCTTGCCTGTGCCCGCCACTGCATCCTCCAATGCAAGTCGTCCGACCAGCAGCAAACCGCGTTCCCGTCATGCGCCCATCACACAATTGGGCTTACAGATCAACCAGagaggaggagcagctgcttCCTCAAAGCGTTACATGGCTGGTAGTCTGGTGCGGGCGCAAACCgtgagcagcagcaccagTAACAGCAGCAGTTCCAACAGTGCGGGTCGAGGTAAGGCCACTAACAATGGATTAAACTTGGTGGCGACTCCAACGAAAGCAACAACGAGTAGTACCAACCAATCATCAGCAGGAGCGACAGCTGGAACAGGAGGCTccacaacagcagcgacaCCTGCAGGAGCAGCTGCGACTCCAAACGCAGCCATTACAGTGTCCAAGCCCAGCGCCGCTGAACGGGAGAGAGAACAAGGTGGCGATTACCTGATCGAAATATGCGGAAGGTACCTTAACATCTACGGCCAGGGAGCCCTTCGTTTCATCGATAAGCAGTGGAATCCAGCCAAGGCCAATGACGTGCACACGCTGAACTTCAGTTACATTAACTTCAACAGCATCGTATGTGTTCTGGGCAGGATTAAGCTGCGATTCCCTCACGCCGAGCACTACGTTTTCCGGGAAACAAACATCTCTTGTTTGGGTCAACTCAATGGATTGGCGGAGCTCCAGGGACTTAGTAGCTTGATGATCGATGCCGAGGGCAATGGCATTACGCTGAAGGAATCCTGGAGAGCATACGCCATCTACAGGCTGTCACACTGGGGACTGAAGCAGCTAAATGGTCAGGAGGTGACCGAAGCGGAAGTGGAGGCTGCGAATGCCAAGTACGTTGGACTCTCTGACCTGGTGCTGTGGTCCATGCCCGAGGTGATGCTGCAACCGCTTTTGGCGAGACTGCGTCTGGATGAAACCTGCACGGCCAGCAAACTGTCTCCTAAAGAGTGGCTCCTACGGCCGGACAACAAGTCCCTGCGACTCGTGGTGGGAAAAGAGGCACTCCAGTGGAAGAAGAACGCTGGTGGTGGAGCAGGAACTTCCACCTCAATGAACCTGAATCAAGCGACGGAAGCGGGAAGCACTGCCATGGCGCCCAGCGTCCGAGATCGAGGTCGTCAGCACTTTGCCCTTCTGCTGGAGAACACTTGCAACGCCGTGGAGAAGCTGCACAAGCTGGAAACTCTTTGGCCAAGTATGCTTCTTGATATCGTCCGGAATACGCTGCTGGATTACGCCCAGCTAGATGTCTACCTGCGGAATCTCATGTGCGAGCTGTTGAAGTGA
- the LOC117139698 gene encoding probable leucine--tRNA ligase, mitochondrial, producing MQALRRTRPWGAVYWNSWRRLLTQSCTGNENPELNSDVKHRIEAHWREQLSGGQFNPKDSQDKYYVLSMFPYPSGNLHMGHVRVYTIADSVARFQRMCGKNVFQPMGWDSFGLPAENAANQRGVEPASWTEQNIAQMKEQLKRLGCSFDWNHELSTCSPKYYKWTQHLFLMLHRHGLAYQNEALVNWDPVDKTVLADEQVDANGCSWRSGAKVEKKLLRQWFIRTSAYAKQLLDGLEDPTLRDWRDIINLQRHWIGECDGYAFNLLTSASGFLRVWTTHPEHLKDPHAFLVLRSNHHLSKLKSADSLSAENPFAGTTMPVVFSDEVTFPPKSDVYLAAPSFRSEDKDLWDTYGLAFTSNGKDEETLSPANWEMLRKEVLQAATRLNVGGYRVSSKLKDWLISRQRYWGTPIPIVHCQKCGAVPVPEEQLPVSLPPMDSPKEAFLCDCPKCGEKDARRETDTMDTFVDSSWYYLRYLDAQNSERIFDPALTKKFMPVDLYIGGKEHAVLHLYYARFMNQFLHSCGLSPTSEPFSRLLVQGMVMGRSFRVKGSGRYVPESEVEIVNAKKNQAVLKETKEPVVMTWEKMSKSKLNGVEPSDMFNEYGTDTTRLIILADVAPTSHRNWSSATFPGILNWQKRLWLTLQDFQEAREDQTASDVVPTSEEFLAEDAKLFDARNFYVKGATFNYRHAQQLSVAISKMQGLTNSLRRTPKHVLRHGKQFERALAAQIIMLAPMAPHFASELWSKFVAIPGRLNPASQELQWSENVLAQRWPDIDPAYNLDLSIKVNGFENCVIKVQRTHLDKVTHSDALDIAFNTESVTSYLIDKKIRTTNFVLYPGIEAILNIYVDKAKKTQKPATTDDAEAQPQA from the exons ATGCAAGCACTGAGAAGAACGCGACCTTGGGGAGCTGTCTACTGGAATAGCTGGCGGCGCCTGCTAACCCAAAGCTGCACGGGGAATGAG AACCCAGAGCTAAACAGTGATGTCAAGCACCGGATTGAGGCTCATTGGCGGGAGCAGCTCAGTGGAGGGCAGTTCAATCCTAAAGACTCGCAGGACAAGTACTATGTGCTCTCCATGTTCCCGTATCCCTCCGGCAATCTTCACATGGGCCATGTGCGCGTCTATACCATAGCCGATTCGGTGGCTCGTTTCCAGCGAATGTGCGGTAAGAATGTGTTTCAGCCCATGGGCTGGGATTCCTTTGGGCTGCCCGCCGAGAACGCCGCCAATCAGCGTGGGGTGGAGCCCGCGTCCTGGACGGAGCAGAACATTGCCCAGATGAAGGAACAACTCAAGCGACTGGGTTGCTCCTTTGATTGGAACCATGAACTGTCCACCTGCAGTCCAAAGTACTACAAGTGGACCCAGCATTTGTTCCTTATGCTCCATCGCCATGGATTGGCCTACCAGAACGAGGCTCTTGTTAACTGGGATCCCGTAGACAAGACCGTGCTCGCAGATGAGCAGGTGGACGCCAATGGCTGTTCCTGGCGGTCGGGCGCCAAGGTGGAAAAGAAGCTTTTGAGGCAGTGGTTTATCCGAACGAGTGCGTATGCGAAACAATTGCTCGACGGTTTGGAGGATCCCACGCTTCGCGACTGGAGGGATATTATTAACCTGCAGCGACACTGGATTGGAGAGTGCGATGGATACGCTTTCAACCTGCTCACCTCCGCTTCCGGATTTTTAAGAGTGTGGACTACCCATCCGGAGCACTTAAAAGATCCCCATGCCTTTCTCGTGCTCCGCAGCAATCATCACTTGTCAAAGCTGAAGAGTGCGGACAGCCTAAGCGCGGAGAACCCATTTGCGGGCACCACAATGCCTGTGGTCTTCAGCGACGAAGTGACATTCCCACCAAAGAGCGATGTTTACCTGGCAGCGCCCAGCTTCCGCAGCGAGGACAAAGATTTATGGGATACATATGGACTTGCCTTTACTTCAAATGGCAAGGATGAGGAAACCCTAAGTCCAGCCAACTGGGAAATGTTAAGGAAAGAAGTGCTCCAGGCAGCCACACGCCTTAATGTTGGCGGCTATCGTGTATCCTCAAAGCTAAAGGATTGGTTGATATCACGACAGCGCTATTGGGGCACTCCCATTCCTATTGTACACTGTCAAAAGTGCGGAGCAGTGCCAGTgccggaggagcagctgcCAGTGTCTCTGCCTCCGATGGATTCCCCGAAGGAAGCGTTTCTCTGTGATTGCCCAAAATGCGGTGAAAAGGATGCGCGAAGGGAGACGGATACAATGGATACATTTGTGGACAGCTCTTGGTACTATTTGCGTTACTTGGACGCGCAAAATTCCGAACGCATTTTCGATCCAGCGCTGACCAAGAAGTTTATGCCTGTGGATCTGTACATAGGGGGCAAGGAACATGCCGTGCTCCATCTTTACTACGCCCGCTTTATGAACCAATTCCTGCACAGTTGCGGGCTTTCGCCCACTAGCGAACCCTTTTCCCGGCTGCTAGTCCAGGGCATGGTGATGGGTCGCTCCTTCCGGGTGAAGGGCAGTGGACGTTATGTGCCGGAATCAGAAGTGGAGATTGTGAACGCCAAGAAGAACCAGGCGGTGCTAAAGGAAACCAAAGAGCCCGTGGTCATGACCTGGGAAAAGATGTCTAAGTCGAAGCTGAACGGGGTGGAGCCGAGCGACATGTTTAATGAGTATGGAACGGACACAACAAGACTGATCATACTGGCCGATGTGGCGCCCACATCACACCGCAACTGGTCCAGTGCAA CTTTTCCTGGCATCCTCAATTGGCAAAAACGGCTTTGGCTGACCCTGCAGGACTTCCAAGAGGCTCGCGAAGATCAAACTGCCTCGGATGTTGTACCCACCAGTGAAGAGTTCCTGGCTGAGGATGCCAAGCTGTTCGATGCACGAAACTTTTATGTGAAAGGAGCCACCTTTAACTACCGCCATGCACAACAACTCAGTGTGGCAATATCCAAAATGCAGGGGCTGACGAATTCTCTCAGG cGCACACCTAAGCATGTCCTGCGACATGGAAAGCAGTTTGAACGTGCGCTGGCTGCCCAGATCATCATGCTCGCACCAATGGCTCCGCACTTTGCCTCCGAACTGTGGTCAAAGTTTGTGGCGATACCAGGCAGGCTGAATCCCGCCAGTCAGGAGTTACAGTGGAGCGAAAATGTGCTGGCTCAGCGCTGGCCAGACATCGATCCCGCCTACAATCTGGATCTTAGCATTAAAGTCAATGGATTTGAGAACTGTGTAATCAAAGTGCAGAGAACGCACCTGGATAAGGTAACGCACAGCGATGCTCTTGACATTGCCTTCAACACCGAATCGGTAACATCGTACCTAATCGACAAGAAAATTCGCACCACCAATTTTGTGCTTTACCCGGGCATCGAGGCTATTCTGAATATCTACGTGGATAAGGCGAAGAAGACGCAAAAGCCGGCGACCACCGATGATGCAGAGGCTCAGCCTCAGGCGTAG
- the LOC117139702 gene encoding uncharacterized protein LOC117139702, which produces MTEPISAAVQRRRQLLRSVESLRGRVRQVLKCVINLHIEFLVLESDVAALLDEVREFNDDHEEMRRLDRMIEALRDYSGPTICHEWPYPLIFKGTIDEAHVAQILNASDLDLDTKLVKVSGGRNCIHVESDVATAQRRSRLLWFSRRSRGKRAERLKDPNPTV; this is translated from the exons ATGACGGAGCCAATTAGTGCGGCGGTGCAGCGGCGGAGGCAACTGCTCCGCAGCGTGGAAAGTTTGCGCGGTCGTGTTCGTCAAGTGCTAAAATGTGTTATTAATCTGCATATTGAGTTTTTG GTGCTCGAATCCGATGTGGCCGCTCTGCTGGATGAGGTGCGCGAATTCAACGACGACCACGAGGAGATGCGGCGCCTGGACAGGATGATCGAGGCTCTGAGGGACTACAGCGGACCCACGATATGCCACGAGTGGCCATATCCCCTCATCTTCAAAGGCACAATCGACGAGGCACATGTCGCACAAATACTCAATGCCAGCGATCTGGATTTGGATACGAAGTTGGTCAAGGTGTCCGGCGGAAGGAACTGCATCCATGTGGAATCCGATGTGGCCACAGCTCAAAGGCGCTCCAGATTGCTGTGGTTCTCCAGAAGAAGCAGGGGGAAACGAGCTGAGCGTTTAAAGGATCCTAATCCAACAGTTTGA